In one window of Amblyomma americanum isolate KBUSLIRL-KWMA chromosome 9, ASM5285725v1, whole genome shotgun sequence DNA:
- the FBXO11 gene encoding F-box protein 11: MSSAAARPPRQTVRRTRKKPLKRAAITSRAFDEDEPTGHPQECAASVEQTLVSVLGGGVCTVGGPQGGGGGGGGSAAGGGGGHQPPYDLRRKLPHDGTPPCPLPRKRQRRTPSSSQGASSSSSSEDGSSAAHYLLLEVPDEVLLTIFSYLLEQDLCRVAQVCRRFHAISNDTELWKSLYQSVFEYDLPLFHPAPCKFDFVAPEEADCPNPWKESFRQLYRGIHVRPHFQAQYDGQPQRYRGRSLSYFDTIETAFNFCEDIDRPVIFVHAGTYKGEFLIVDTGVALIGAAPGNVAEHVILERDSDSTVTFVEGARGAYLGYLTLKFTPDITSSVPHHKHYCLEINENCSPTVDHCIIRSTSVVGAAVCVSGAGAEPCLRSCDISDCENVGLYITDYAQGIYEENEISRNALAGVWVKNHANPIMRRNHIHHGRDVGVFTFDNGLGYFEANDIHNNRIAGFEVKAGANPTVVRCEIHHGQTGGIYVHENGRGQFMENKIHSNNFAGVWITSHSNPTIRRNDIYNGHQGGVYIFGEGRGLIEHNNIHGNALAGIQIRTSSDPIVRYNKIHHGQHGGIYVHEKGQGLIEENEVYANTLAGVWITTGSTPVLRRNRIHSGKQVGVYFYDNGHGRLEENDIFNHLYSGVQIRTGSNPIIRRNKIWGGQNGGVLVYNGGLGVLEQNEIFDNAMAGVWIKTDSNPTLRRNKIYDGRDGGVCIFNGGKGVLEENDIFRNAQAGVLISTQSHPVLRRNRIFDGLAAGVEITNNATATLEFNQIFNNRFGGLCLASGVQPILKGNRIFDNHNAVEKAVTSGQCLYKISSYTSFPMHDFYRCKTCNTTDRNAICVNCIKTCHSGHEVEFIRHDRFFCDCGAGTLSNQCQLQGEPTQDTDTLYDSAAPMESHTLLVN, from the exons ATGTCCAGTGCGGCGGCCAGACCGCCGAGACAAACAGTGCGCAGGACTCGGAAGAAGCCTCTGAAGCGAGCGGCGATCACGTCCAGGGCATTCGACGAAG ATGAGCCCACTGGCCACCCTCAGGAGTGCG CGGCCAGCGTGGAGCAGACTCTGGTGAGCGTGCTGGGTGGCGGTGTGTGCACGGTGGGGGGCCCTCagggtggcggcggcggtggggGAGGCAGCGCGGCGGGCGGTGGCGGCGGCCACCAGCCCCCGTATGATCTGCGGCGGAAGCTGCCCCATGACGGGACGCCCCCGTGCCCCCTGCCCCGCAAGCGCCAACGGCGCACCCCGTCTTCCTCCCAGGgcgcctcttcctcctcctcctcggaaG ATGGGAGCAGTGCGGCCCACTACCTGCTTCTGGAGGTTCCGGACGAGGTGCTGCTCACCATCTTCTCGTACCTGCTGGAGCAGGACCTGTGCCGGGTGGCCCAGGTGTGCCGGCGCTTCCACGCCATCTCCAATGACACAGAGCTGTGGAAGAGCCTCTACCAGAGCGTCTTTGAGTATGACCTGCCCCTCTTCCACCCGGCCCCATGCAAGTTCGACTTTGTCGCCCCTGAGGAGGCCGACTGCCCCAACCCCTGGAAGGAGAGCTTCCGGCAGCTCTACCGGGGGATCCACGTGCGCCCACACTTCCAG GCGCAGTACGATGGCCAGCCTCAGCGGTACCGTGGCCGGTCGTTGAGCTACTTTGACACAATTGAGACGGCATTCAACTTCTGTGAGGACATTGACCGGCCAGTGATCTTTGTGCACGCGGGCACTTACAAGGGGGAGTTCCTCATCGTCGACACTGGTGTGGCACTGATTGGTGCTGCGCCGGGCAATGTTGCCGAGCACGTCATCCTCGAGCGTGACTCTGACTCTACGGTCACGTTTGTCGAGGGTGCCCGCGGAGCCTACCTGGGGTACCTGACCCTGAAG TTTACGCCAGACATCACGTCATCCGTACCGCACCACAAGCACTACTGCCTGGAGATCAACGAGAACTGTTCGCCAACAGTGGACCACTGCATCATCCGGAGCACATCGGTGGTTGGTGCAGCTGTGTGTGTCAGTGGGGCTGGTGCAGAGCCCTGTCTTCGCAGCTGCGACATCTCTGACTGCGAGAATGTGGGCCTCTACATCACAGACTATGCTCAG GGTATCTACGAGGAGAATGAGATCAGTCGCAACGCGTTGGCCGGTGTGTGGGTCAAGAATCACGCCAACCCGATCATGCGGCGCAACCACATCCACCACGGCCGAGATGTGGGCGTGTTCACCTTTGACAACGGCCTGGGCTACTTCGAGGCCAATGACATCCACAACAACCGCATAGCGGGCTTCGAGGTGAAGGCAGGCGCCAACCCGACGGTAGTGCGCTGCGAGATCCACCATGGCCAGACGGGGGGCATCTACGTGCACGAGAACGGCCGGGGCCAGTTCATGGAGAACAAGATCCACTCCAACAACTTCGCTGGTGTTTGGATCACCTCCCATTCAAACCCCACTATTCGACGGAATGACATCTACAATGGCCACCAAGGCGGCGTCTACATATTTGGCGAG GGTCGTGGTCTCATCGAGCACAACAACATCCACGGCAACGCGCTGGCGGGCATCCAGATCCGGACGAGCAGCGACCCCATTGTGCGCTATAACAAGATCCACCACGGCCAGCACGGGGGCATCTACGTGCACGAGAAGGGCCAGGGCCTCATTGAGGAGAATGAAGTGTACGCCAACACCCTGGCCGGTGTGTGGATCACCACGGGCAGCACGCCCGTGCTGCGGCGGAACCGCATCCACTCGGGCAAGCAGGTGGGCGTCTACTTCTATGACAACGGCCATGGGCGCCTCGAGGAGAATGACATCTTCAACCACCTCTACTCGGGCGTCCAGATCAG GACGGGCAGCAACCCCATCATTCGCCGGAACAAAATCTGGGGTGGCCAGAACGGTGGCGTGCTGGTCTACAATGGCGGCCTGGGTGTGCTTGAACAGAACGAGATATTTGACAATGCCATGGCAGGTGTCTGGATCAAAACAGACAGCAACCCCACGTTGCGACGCAACAAGATCTACGACGGTCGTGACGGGGGCGTCTGCATTTTTAACGGCGGCAAGGGTGTGCTCGAAGAGAACGACATCTTTCGCAACGCGCAGGCCGGCGTGCTCATATCAACCCAGAGTCACCCTGTGTTGCGGCGGAACCGCATCTTTGATGGCCTGGCAGCTGGCGTCGAGATCACCAACAATGCCACTGCCACTCTCGAGTTCAATCAGATCTTCAACAATCGCTTTGGGGGACTGTGCCTGGCAAGCGGCGTCCAGCCAATCCTCAAAG GGAACCGCATCTTCGACAACCACAACGCTGTCGAGAAGGCTGTGACCAGTGGCCAGTGCCTGTACAAGATCTCGAGCTACACGAGCTTTCCCATGCATGACTTCTACCG TTGCAAGACTTGCAACACGACAGACCGCAACGCCATCTGTGTCAACTGCATCAAGACGTGTCACTCAGGCCACGAGGTAGAGTTCATACGGCACGACAG GTTCTTCTGTGACTGTGGTGCTGGCACACTGAGCAACCAGTGTCAGCTGCAGGGGGAGCCCACGCAGGACACGGACACCCTGTACGACTCGGCCGCTCCGATGGAGTCGCACACACTGCTGGTCAACTGA
- the LOC144104852 gene encoding BLOC-1-related complex subunit 8, protein MATEAVTVAEEARPNVDLELEQRVKGTCGRISENVHIFANEPSLACYRLQEHVRKSLQPTVERRLQMAELRHELRGKCYDLDYAIGALRDFQQSRQHLANVQDLLRNAVFMKQQLAHREARAAATAAQQQGRRQHLLQQQRLSLELPPTAARLSSSPSLGAADIMRLGSQRSASPRRPSDQR, encoded by the coding sequence ATGGCCACCGAAGCTGTGACCGTGGCCGAAGAGGCTCGGCCCAACGTGGACCTCGAGCTCGAGCAGCGCGTCAAAGGCACCTGTGGCCGCATATCGGAGAACGTGCACATCTTCGCTAACGAGCCCTCTTTGGCCTGCTATCGGCTGCAAGAGCACGTACGCAAGTCTCTTCAGCCGACCGTTGAGCGGCGGCTGCAGATGGCCGAGCTGCGCCACGAGCTGCGGGGAAAGTGCTACGACCTGGACTACGCCATCGGCGCCCTGCGCGACTTCCAGCAGAGCCGGCAGCACCTTGCCAACGTACAGGACTTGCTGCGCAACGCGGTCTTCATGAAACAGCAGCTGGCGCACCGCGAGGCCCGCGCGGCGGCCACCGCGGCACAGCAACAGGGCCGCCGGCAGCACTTGCTTCAGCAGCAGCGTCTGTCCCTCGAGCTGCCCCCGACGGCCGCGCGCCTCAGCAGCTCGCCGTCCCTGGGAGCGGCAGACATAATGCGGCTCGGCTCCCAGCGGTCGGCGTCACCCCGGCGTCCCAGCGACCAGCGCTAG